A single window of Debaryomyces hansenii CBS767 chromosome F complete sequence DNA harbors:
- a CDS encoding DEHA2F04642p (some similarities with uniprot|Q874R3 Schizosaccharomyces pombe apc2 Apc2 protein and similar to CA5887|IPF2415 Candida albicans IPF2415) — MITIPLSKENFNQVIPIPTLQDLAANSSNSDQQSNNIENDIDYLLHWLSPFWPDNRVFNEPSQRVKSAVRSCLRDESSQLDFVKLYGNSIKPRFFEELSPVLLDDRVLLTEAIDKIKFIKDYYNQYIKYLNLNKLPYDILNRNLNSLFHSILVENKQSKFIKNLTNYLYEMLFGDEKCLHGSVHGYISVLLSIELIDELNSIIIRLSIKQIKDYILATCTKVWDKPLLEEINCWIKSDLFPSFNLIMRLSNFDFSEKYLYDLIKIAHDELVSLRIKEIFGLVVDYPNSYIALSELHQCLSFKFNSHNTGTNISNLSTVINSNINTSEIDSANSLITISNFSSILINNSANSQAYQRAKLVDTFIQLCHEELLHSGANTVNVITCYTSTIKSFLIIDPKGVLLDRVVRPIRRYLKTREDIIIKLVHGLLDQSESNDLLELAQELRNGTKKTVIADDLMDLTWVPDPIDALPDFKKSKMTDIIESLISIFDSKEIFINEFTQLFGERLINLHDYDVKDVTDHLDLLKLRFGENEFTTLDIMIKDIEQSKITNEKINYRNEYSFHSTILSHLYWPTVCENVSHNDSFKLPDTISNQFEKFDKEFAGVKKGRGLKLLPSLGLVRLELSIRNTKLSFEVTPDKASIISLFHDKVDELRLTNIASQLDMQPYVASKAIDYWIKQNVLTETSKGIYKVNE; from the coding sequence ATGATTACTATACCTCTTtcgaaagaaaattttaacCAAGTGATCCCAATCCCTACTCTTCAAGATTTGGCGgctaattcatcaaattcagatcaacaatcaaataatatagaaaatgatattgattatttacTTCATTGGTTAAGTCCATTTTGGCCAGACAATAGGGTGTTTAACGAGCCATCTCAAAGGGTCAAATCTGCTGTTAGGAGCTGTCTCAGGGACGAGTCTAGTCAATTAGATTTCGTTAAGTTGTACGGAAATTCGATCAAACCAAGATTTTTTGAAGAACTATCACCAGTACTATTGGATGATAGGGTTTTATTAACTGAAGCGatagataaaattaagTTTATAAAAGACTACTACAACCAATACATCaagtatttgaatttaaataaattgccTTATGATATACTTAATAGGAATCTAAATTCGTTGTTTCATTCAATATTAGTCGAAAATAAGCAATCCAAATTCATAAAAAACTTGACTAATTACTTATATGAAATGTTGTTCGGTGATGAAAAATGCCTACATGGTTCTGTCCATGGCTACATTCTGGTTTTGTTATCGATTGAATTAATcgatgaattaaattcaataataatacgCTTGTCAATTAAACAGATAAAAGATTATATACTTGCCACATGCACAAAAGTATGGGATAAACCATTGTTAGAAGAGATTAACTGTTGGATTAAACTGGATTTATTTCCCAGTtttaatttgataatgagGCTATCAAACTTTGATTTCTCAGAGAAGTATTTGTACGATTTAATCAAGATTGCACATGATGAACTAGTCTCATtaagaattaaagaaatatttggctTAGTGGTGGATTATCCAAATTCCTATATTGCATTATCAGAATTACATCAATGTCTACTGTTCAAGTTCAACTCTCATAATACCGGTACCAATATATCTAACTTGAGCACTGTTATTAATTCTAACATAAATACATCTGAGATTGATTCGgcaaattcattaataactATTTCGAATTTCTCATCTATACTTATAAACAATTCAGCGAATTCTCAAGCATATCAAAGAGCTAAGTTGGTAGATACATTTATACAATTATGTCATGAAGAATTACTTCATTCTGGAGCAAATACTGTGAATGTCATTACCTGTTACACATCTAcaatcaaatcatttttgattattgatCCTAAGGGTGTGTTACTCGATAGAGTAGTGAGACCAATCAGAAgatatttgaaaacaaGAGaagatattattattaaactAGTACATGGCTTATTGGACCAAAGTGAAAGCAACGATTTACTCGAATTAGCTCAAGAATTAAGAAATGGGACGAAAAAAACGGTTATAGCCGATGATCTTATGGATTTAACTTGGGTCCCTGATCCTATTGACGCATTGCCTGACTTCAAAAAGAGTAAAATGACCGATATAAtagaatcattaatatcaatctTTGACctgaaagaaatatttattaacgAGTTCACTCAATTATTTGGTGAGAGGTTGATTAATTTGCACGATTATGATGTCAAAGATGTAACTGATCATTTAGATCTACTAAAATTACGATTCGGAGAAAACGAATTCACAACGTTAGATATTATGATTAAAGATATCGAACAAAGTAAAATaacaaatgaaaaaataaattacaGAAATGAATACTCTTTTCATTCTACAATTCTTTCCCATTTATACTGGCCAACAGTTTGTGAAAATGTTTCCCATAATGATAGCTTCAAATTACCTGATACTATTTCGAATCAGtttgaaaagtttgataaagaatttgcTGGAGTTAAAAAGGGTCGAGGCTTGAAGTTACTTCCTAGTCTCGGCTTGGTCAGACTTGAATTACTGATAAGAAATACGAAATTACTGTTTGAAGTAACACCTGATAAAGCGTCcataatatcattatttcaTGACAaggttgatgaattgaGATTGACAAATATAGCTAGTCAGTTAGATATGCAGCCATATGTTGCTTCAAAAGCTATAGACTACTGGATAAAGCAGAATGTTTTAACGGAAACATCTAAAGGAATATACAAGGTAAACGAATGa
- a CDS encoding DEHA2F04620p (similar to uniprot|Q12395 Saccharomyces cerevisiae YLR128W DCN1), with protein sequence MPRISLATKSSFRSQFVTVTGASVSLASQWLDKYDWNLQESINGYLNQDSYSRARPLKIDSKLNAIYDKYKDSNNENKIDINGTIAYLEDLNFDPEHPISLTLAFFLEAPTMGVFTKEKFLNKWQNEKINSLSGMREFILRLHNDLETNHELFQELYNFTFGFLMEVPGQRLLNYELAVDYWRLLLMNKKEFEPCYGRLEQWFDFILNEYKRGLSNDTWKMFYLFIKTIALKDPSNFEDYDEMSAWPSVIDEYIEYLKENKLLN encoded by the exons atg CCAAGGATATCTTTGGCGACTAAATCATCGTTTAGGCTGCAGTTTGTTACTGTGACAGGAGCATCTGTCAGCTTAGCTTCTCAGTGGCTAGACAAATACGACTGGAACCTTCAAGAGTCTATAAATGGATACTTGAACCAAGATAGTTATTCAAGGGCCAGACCTCTTAAAATTGATTCGAAGTTGAATGCTATTTAcgataaatataaagacTCTAATAacgaaaataaaattgacaTAAATGGAACCATTGCATACcttgaagatttgaatttcgATCCAGAACACCCTATAAGTTTAACATTAGcatttttcttggaagCACCAACCATGGGTGTATTCactaaagaaaaattcttgaataagTGGCAAAACGAAAAGATTAATTCCCTTAGTGGAATGAGAGAGTTTATTTTGAGGCTACATAATGACTTGGAAACCAACCACGAGTTATTTCAAGAACTTTATAACTTCACCTTCGGTTTCTTAATGGAAGTTCCAGGTCAAAGATTGCTAAATTATGAGTTAGCAGTGGATTACTGGAGATTGCTTTTGATGAATAAAAAGGAATTTGAGCCATGTTATGGTAGGTTAGAGCAATGgtttgattttatattgaaCGAATATAAGCGGGGCTTGTCAAACGATACGTGGAAAATGTTTTATCTCTTCATTAAAACTATTGCATTAAAAGATCCATCTAATTTCGAAGATTACGACGAAATGTCTGCGTGGCCTAGCGTTATTGACGAGTACATTGAAtacttgaaagaaaataaattgttaaattaa
- a CDS encoding DEHA2F04686p (weakly similar to uniprot|Q06593 Saccharomyces cerevisiae YPR194C OPT2 Oligopeptide transporter), giving the protein MSNPNSVSTDNRVMNHNESNDSQNEDQTDSLLSTSSSVAKRNYKKIYGSTDEENLQSIELNNDVLELPKVVRESVPLEDDPNIPVMTFRYFILSTIFIVPGAFLDTMNSYRTTSAVYSIFFVQIVSHWAGKWMAKTLPKKNVNVCGFEFNLNPGPWSIKETAMITITANSGATGNLATNAISLAELHFNEKVNAAIAILFMWAIVFIGYSYAAIAKCFVLYDPQFTWPQALMQTTLLQSQARSDRDSKHGSMQMKVFFYVLLAVTIWEFLPEFAFPLTSSLAILCWIAPYNKTVNFIGSGMGGMGVLNFSLDWANITSSIMLYPYWIQVIQFLGFVLGAWIMIPLVKWGGVTSFKHGLMSNSLFLSNGTRYPTDELLTDDLRLNMTAYKYYGPVNLGAQRAWNMFFDYAAYISGIVWVVLFGYDQMKNSLNVLRNTYTTKDQNGGFTSIHLQYTDRLNKLQSKYEEVPMFWYLILFIISFSTLMFIFLSGQMFLPWWCCIVALALGSIIVTPLSWLYALSNFQLAIGTFNELFYGYMVQNMKSVHPVSAVVFGAISGSAWYRAQYHLLCMRLGFYIHLPPKAVFFSQIYGEIIGVPFNYIALRWVLDTKREYLDGTKEDPLHQWTGQTITSYHTNTINYVILGPKRLFYHYPLLPYGFLLGAIAPVALYILHRKFPNSRLKFRLWNTTVFFSTLSTFYGNLSTGYASKFIGGTVTMYWAYNYRHSLWKSYNYILAAAFDTGYNFAVLLIFLLFSFGRTIRMPPWWGNNEQSVERCFAL; this is encoded by the coding sequence ATGAGCAATCCAAACAGCGTAAGTACAGATAACAGAGTAATGAATCATAACGAGCTGAATGATTCGCAAAATGAAGATCAAACAGATTCACTTCTTTCTACATCAAGCTCTGTCGCTAAACGAAATTATAAGAAGATATATGGCTCTACGGACGAGGAAAATTTGCAGTCTATAGagttgaataatgatgttTTAGAGTTACCAAAGGTCGTTCGAGAGTCTGTTCCCTTAGAAGATGATCCCAATATACCAGTAATGACATTTCGTTATTTTATACTATCTACAATTTTTATTGTACCTGGAGCGTTTCTTGATACTATGAATTCGTACCGAACTACGTCTGCAGTATATTCGATATTTTTTGTTCAGATTGTTTCCCATTGGGCTGGTAAATGGATGGCGAAAACTCTtccgaagaagaatgtCAATGTATGTGgctttgaattcaatttaaaCCCCGGTCCTTGGTCCATAAAGGAAACAGCAATGATAACAATCACTGCTAATAGTGGTGCAACTGGTAATTTAGCTACTAATGCTATTTCTTTGGCTGAGTTAcattttaatgaaaaggTAAATGCAGCGATTGCAATACTATTTATGTGGGCCATTGTGTTTATTGGATACTCTTATGCAGCCATAGCTAAATGTTTTGTTCTATACGACCCACAGTTTACATGGCCTCAGGCTTTAATGCAAACTACCCTTTTGCAATCACAGGCCAGATCAGACAGAGATTCAAAACATGGCTCCATGCAAATGAAAGTATTCTTCTATGTCTTATTAGCAGTAACAATTTGGGAATTTCTTCCAGAATTCGCTTTTCCACTCACGTCATCTTTGGCAATACTTTGTTGGATTGCGCCCTATAACAAAACGGTCAACTTTATAGGATCCGGCATGGGTGGTATGGGAGTTCTTAATTTTTCCTTAGACTGGGCAAATATAACATCATCTATTATGTTATATCCATACTGGATTCAGGTTATTCAGTTTTTGGGATTCGTATTAGGTGCATGGATTATGATTCCGTTGGTGAAATGGGGTGGCGTTACTTCATTTAAACACGGGCTTATGTCAAATTCCTTATTCTTGAGTAATGGAACGCGATACCCCACTGATGAGTTATTGACTGATGATTTGAGATTGAATATGACCGCCTATAAATATTATGGTCCTGTGAATTTGGGAGCGCAAAGAGCGTGGAATATGTTTTTTGATTATGCTGCTTATATTAGTGGGATAGTCTGGGTTGTATTGTTTGGCTATGACCAAATGAAAAACTCTCTTAATGTTTTGAGAAATACTTACACGACAAAGGATCAAAATGGTGGTTTCACTTCTATTCATTTACAGTATACAGATAGACTAAACAAACTACAATCCAAATATGAAGAAGTACCTATGTTTTGgtatttaattttattcattatttcattttcaacattaatGTTTATTTTTCTATCAGGACAGATGTTTTTGCCTTGGTGGTGTTGCATTGTTGCATTAGCTTTAGGTTCTATCATTGTTACGCCCTTAAGCTGGTTGTATGCATTATCTAATTTCCAATTAGCCATTGGTACCTTCAACGAGCTATTTTATGGTTATATGGTACAGAATATGAAGTCGGTTCATCCAGTAAGTGCAGTTGTATTTGGTGCAATATCAGGAAGTGCTTGGTATCGAGCCCAGTATCATTTGCTTTGTATGAGACTAGGATTCTACATACACTTGCCTCCTAAAGCAGTCTTTTTTTCTCAAATATATGGAGAGATTATTGGTGTTCCATTCAACTACATTGCTCTAAGATGGGTTCTTGACACTAAGCGAGAATATCTTGATGGAACTAAGGAGGATCCCTTGCACCAATGGACAGGGCAAACAATTACATCATATCACACTAATACAATCAATTATGTCATTTTGGGACCAAAGAGGCTATTTTATCACTATCCATTACTACCCTACGGCTTCCTTTTAGGAGCTATAGCTCCTGTTgcattatatattttacaCAGAAAATTTCCCAATTCACGGTTAAAATTCCGTTTATGGAATACTACTGTTTTCTTTTCAACCTTGAGTACATTTTACGGTAATCTTTCGACTGGTTATGCTTCTAAGTTTATAGGTGGAACAGTCACAATGTACTGGGCATACAATTATAGACATTCTTTGTGGAAATCATACAATTACATTCTTGCTGCTGCATTTGATACTGGGTATAATTTTGCAGTCTTACTAATATTTTTACTTTTTTCATTTGGAAGAACGATTAGGATGCCACCTTGGTGGGGTAATAATGAACAGAGTGTCGAACGTTGTTTTGCTCTCTAA
- a CDS encoding DEHA2F04664p (weakly similar to uniprot|Q03761 Saccharomyces cerevisiae YDR145W TAF12 Subunit (61/68 kDa) of TFIID and SAGA complexes involved in RNA polymerase II transcription initiation and in chromatin modification and similar to CA1622|IPF10045 Candida albicans IPF10045), which translates to MNNNNSGENMNTSGNPDSGASTPNLQNRQMAQRPVSIQPSQVNQLAQALRNEVSLAKAAGNDIAKAQQHYAKAESIKQVLLNYRDQQNARKAQQQQQQQQQPVGTSNQVNQPASAGITPINRQSSPQPTPQGQSPVLNQSQPIHQSPTNSASPVPSIPANSNNNNAATIEKFNQAKARLGEFERKIQQLQNSKKSYNLNPEQVTSIESQLTELKSKYAQYQRYAIYIKSQLVEQAKSNITSAPGMSNAPTPGTVANQRVPSIGNSAPQGISSPSMPKQGSLPPDVGNLSNKQASVSAKGKSVSPPPTNVNATPSKSGPGSQSSSHGVPPINLSGITKPSVPSIPISSSINVKPPTAVTLKPTSNNNRATLSSGVANGIGQILGTPAILKLPTYDLSSSGAGGAIPDNGGRVLTKRKLSELVNNIGADEGDGKTNIDGDVEELLLDLADEFITSVTGFACRLAKHRKVDSVDVRDVQLHLERNWNIRIPGYAMDEIRTTRKWQPNPSYNQKVSGVEISKSVNGNIN; encoded by the coding sequence AtgaataacaataatagtGGTGAGAACATGAATACGTCTGGAAATCCAGATTCTGGTGCCTCTACACCAAATCTTCAGAATAGACAAATGGCTCAAAGGCCTGTCTCAATCCAACCTAGTCAAGTGAATCAATTAGCGCAAGCGTTAAGAAATGAAGTTAGTCTAGCAAAAGCGGCGGGAAATGATATTGCTAAGGCGCAGCAACATTACGCCAAAGCGGAATCCATTAAACAAGtgttattaaattatagAGATCAACAAAATGCAAGGAAAGcacagcaacagcaacagcaacaacaacaacctGTAGGGACATCAAACCAGGTTAATCAACCAGCAAGTGCAGGTATAACTCCTATTAACAGACAATCATCTCCACAACCAACCCCACAAGGACAATCTCCAGTGCTTAACCAATCTCAGCCAATACACCAATCCCCAACAAATTCAGCTTCGCCGGTACCTAGCATTCCAGCGAACagcaataataataatgcagCTACGATCGAGAAATTTAACCAAGCGAAAGCACGCTTGGGTGAGTTTGAAAGGAAAATTCAGCAGCTTCAAAATAGTAAGAAGTCTTATAATTTAAATCCCGAGCAAGTAACGTCTATAGAAAGCCAATTAACTGAATTGAAAAGCAAATATGCGCAATATCAAAGATATgctatatatattaagtCTCAATTAGTTGAACAGGCTAAGTCAAATATTACAAGTGCTCCAGGGATGAGTAATGCGCCAACGCCTGGTACTGTTGCCAATCAAAGAGTTCCACTGATAGGAAATAGTGCTCCGCAAGGCATAAGTTCTCCATCTATGCCTAAACAAGGCTCTCTCCCTCCGGACGTCGGTAACTTGTCAAACAAACAAGCATCAGTTTCAGCCAAGGGTAAGTCTGTATCACCACCACCAACTAACGTAAATGCCACGCCTAGCAAGTCTGGACCTGGTCTGCAATCTTCTTCTCATGGGGTGCCGCCAATTAACTTATCAGGAATTACAAAGCCAAGCGTTCCGTCGATTCCTATTTCTAGTTCCATAAATGTAAAGCCTCCAACTGCCGTGACGTTGAAACCAACAAGCAACAATAATAGAGCCACCTTATCCAGTGGTGTTGCTAATGGTATAGGCCAAATTTTAGGGACTCCTGCTATATTAAAATTGCCAACGTACGATCTTTCTAGCTCTGGTGCAGGTGGCGCTATCCCGGATAATGGTGGTAGGGTCTTAACTAAGAGGAAATTATCTGAACTAGTCAATAATATAGGGGCTGATGAAGGTGATGGTAAGACCAATATTGATGGTGATGTTGAAGAACTTTTACTTGATCTTGCTGACGAATTTATAACTTCCGTTACGGGGTTTGCTTGTAGACTAGCAAAACACCGTAAAGTAGATTCTGTTGATGTCAGAGACGTTCAGTTACATTTagaaagaaattggaatattagAATTCCAGGATACGCAATGGATGAAATTAGAACTACAAGGAAATGGCAACCAAATCCTAGttataatcaaaaagtTTCTGGAGTTGAAATATCTAAATCAGTAAAtggaaatattaattag